In one Streptomyces marincola genomic region, the following are encoded:
- a CDS encoding coiled-coil domain-containing protein, protein MAPDYGGNVLSREEVDRALARRGAEHEAIESSLFALQDHAGRRLLEGAELTGVTRERWERAEETVTRLWSWFDTCTEALTAARELRGRRRNPGREELLRLSVLLDGADLTIAGGDRLAEQVSWDELVERMNAGYAQVLDLVVAADAVWSALPARIDLLAAELHRLRELAHSAGVRPGGHPAGDDLHRVTGELRDLRAEVIADPLAFWVPDGGASAPGGGRPDTERYDRAARAIDEIRREVDAVIGVRKDAEERLMRLRDVLSRADRTLAEARTARTEVLAKIAASEVPAVSGPSGLLHQQLAAAAEFRRRAQWHRLSPLLDALERRADEELERARASLTAVTEPLAVRAELRGRLDAYKAKAARLGKAEEPLLVERYDAARRLLWTAPCDLRAAERAVLRYQRATAEALVPDAEPADPRGIA, encoded by the coding sequence ATGGCCCCGGATTACGGCGGGAACGTGCTGAGCCGCGAGGAGGTGGACCGCGCGCTCGCCCGGCGCGGCGCCGAGCACGAGGCGATCGAGTCCTCCCTGTTCGCGCTCCAGGACCACGCGGGCCGCAGACTGCTCGAAGGGGCCGAGCTGACCGGCGTCACCCGGGAGCGGTGGGAGCGCGCCGAGGAGACGGTGACCCGGCTGTGGTCCTGGTTCGACACCTGCACCGAGGCGCTGACCGCCGCGCGGGAGCTGCGCGGGCGGCGCCGCAACCCGGGCCGGGAGGAGCTGCTGCGCCTGAGCGTGCTGCTCGACGGGGCGGACCTGACGATCGCGGGCGGCGACCGGCTGGCCGAGCAGGTGAGCTGGGACGAGCTGGTCGAGCGCATGAACGCCGGGTACGCGCAGGTGCTCGACCTGGTGGTCGCGGCGGACGCGGTGTGGTCGGCGCTGCCCGCCCGGATAGACCTGCTGGCGGCCGAGCTGCACCGGCTGCGGGAGCTGGCGCACTCCGCCGGCGTGCGCCCCGGCGGCCACCCGGCGGGCGACGACCTGCACCGGGTCACGGGCGAACTGCGCGACCTGCGGGCCGAGGTGATCGCGGACCCGCTGGCGTTCTGGGTGCCGGACGGCGGCGCGAGCGCCCCGGGGGGCGGGCGGCCCGACACCGAACGCTACGACCGGGCCGCGCGCGCCATCGACGAGATCAGGCGCGAGGTGGACGCGGTGATCGGGGTCAGGAAGGACGCCGAGGAGCGGCTGATGCGGCTGCGCGACGTCCTCTCGCGCGCCGACCGCACGCTCGCGGAGGCCCGCACCGCGCGCACGGAGGTCCTGGCGAAGATCGCGGCCTCGGAGGTGCCGGCGGTCAGCGGCCCCTCGGGCCTGCTGCACCAGCAGCTCGCCGCGGCGGCCGAGTTCCGCAGGCGCGCCCAGTGGCACCGGCTCTCGCCGCTGCTCGACGCGCTGGAGCGGCGGGCGGACGAGGAGCTGGAACGGGCCCGCGCCTCGCTCACGGCCGTCACCGAGCCGCTGGCGGTCCGCGCGGAGCTGCGCGGGCGGCTCGACGCCTACAAGGCGAAGGCGGCGCGCCTGGGCAAGGCGGAGGAGCCGCTGCTCGTGGAGCGCTACGACGCGGCCCGCCGGCTGCTGTGGACCGCGCCCTGCGACCTGCGCGCGGCGGAACGCGCCGTACTGCGCTACCAGCGGGCCACCGCAGAGGCGCTGGTTCCCGACGCGGAGCCGGCGGACCCGCGGGGGATCGCGTGA
- a CDS encoding glutamate ABC transporter substrate-binding protein, whose product MRTGPAAAGRAGAPGGARRPWRARRGPALLLAGALLALAGAAAAVAPAGGRAQDAPAAAGAPGGGAGTPAADGTADTIGPVAERERCAGGRDPAESYRAERVAGDAVRRIRERGEGGQLIVGIDQNSYLWGYRSPETGDIVGFDLDLVRAIAEDLLGTDAPDAVTYLAIPTDQREDAIRDGQVDMVVRAMSITCDRWEQVAFSTAYFDTGQQLLVPRNSPVTGYDASLTGARVCSAAGSTAAGLLEREDFGAELVPAPNHLDCLVLVQLGEADALMTDSALAAGHVAQDPSMRLVGEPLTQESYGVAMNLADVDLVRWVNAVLEDYREGGADSRWAQSADRWLQGYLYPEDAPPPAPPRPRYLD is encoded by the coding sequence ATGCGGACAGGACCGGCCGCCGCCGGGCGCGCGGGTGCGCCAGGGGGCGCCCGGCGGCCGTGGCGCGCCCGGCGCGGGCCGGCGCTGCTGCTCGCCGGCGCGCTGCTCGCCCTGGCGGGCGCCGCCGCCGCGGTCGCCCCCGCCGGCGGGCGCGCGCAGGACGCGCCCGCGGCGGCCGGTGCGCCCGGCGGCGGCGCGGGCACGCCCGCCGCCGACGGCACCGCGGACACGATCGGCCCGGTCGCGGAGCGCGAGCGCTGCGCGGGCGGGCGCGACCCGGCCGAGAGCTACCGCGCCGAACGCGTGGCGGGCGACGCCGTGCGGCGCATCCGCGAGCGCGGCGAGGGCGGCCAACTGATCGTCGGCATCGACCAGAACAGCTACCTGTGGGGCTACAGGTCGCCGGAGACGGGCGATATCGTCGGGTTCGACCTCGACCTGGTGCGGGCCATCGCCGAGGACCTGCTGGGCACGGACGCGCCGGACGCGGTGACGTACCTGGCGATCCCGACCGACCAGCGGGAGGACGCGATCCGCGACGGGCAGGTCGACATGGTCGTGCGCGCCATGTCCATCACGTGCGACCGCTGGGAGCAGGTGGCGTTCTCCACGGCCTACTTCGACACCGGGCAGCAGCTGCTCGTGCCGCGCAACTCGCCGGTCACCGGCTACGACGCCTCCCTGACGGGGGCGCGGGTGTGCTCCGCGGCCGGTTCCACGGCCGCCGGCCTGCTCGAACGCGAGGACTTCGGCGCCGAGCTGGTCCCGGCGCCCAACCACCTCGACTGCCTGGTGCTCGTGCAGCTCGGCGAGGCCGACGCGCTCATGACCGACAGCGCCCTGGCCGCCGGGCACGTCGCCCAGGACCCGTCGATGCGTCTGGTCGGCGAACCGCTGACCCAGGAGTCCTACGGCGTGGCGATGAACCTGGCCGACGTCGACCTGGTCCGCTGGGTCAACGCCGTGCTTGAGGACTACCGCGAGGGCGGCGCCGACAGCCGCTGGGCGCAGTCGGCCGACCGCTGGCTCCAGGGCTACCTGTACCCCGAGGACGCGCCGCCGCCCGCGCCGCCGCGGCCCAGGTACCTGGACTGA